In the Salvelinus namaycush isolate Seneca chromosome 35, SaNama_1.0, whole genome shotgun sequence genome, one interval contains:
- the LOC120029897 gene encoding transmembrane protein 106B-like, with the protein MVPLEHSSGSNDDTEAIMPQEQEPEKRRLQSHPQIYGAITGDSTGSLGDTCPTCWGVGRIPRGHDQLVAVIPCSDIRLRPSRTKLYVCISVVVCLLICCLILFFLFPRSISLSLVTVKSVMVFFTPHTVEMQIANVFNVTNENFADIQFLEFDIQVLIAETVVGRIKISNMTAVKSRSEKAYTVVIPITIEDAGLNNYCKSNTIRIHTLFLHLQLTMNISYLAHSEQLSEDTFEYIDCGANTTIPHPIRQILFER; encoded by the exons ATGGTCCCTTTAGAACACTCCAGTGGCTCCAATGATGATACAGAGGCCATCATGCCTCAGGAACAAGAACCGGAGAAGAGAAGACTTCAGTCCCACCCCCAAATATATGGAGCCATCACCGGAGACAGTACAGGCAGCCTAGGAGATACCTGCCCGACTTGTTGGGGAGTAGGGCGTATTCCAAGAG GACATGATCAGCTAGTGGCAGTCATCCCATGTTCAGACATAAGACTGAGGCCCAGCCGgac GAAACTCTATGTGTGTATATCGGTGGTGGTGTGTCTCCTGATCTGCTGTCtgatcctcttcttcctcttcccacGGAGTATCTCACTGTCCCTTGTCACCGTCAAATCAGTGATGGTCTTCTTCACCCCGCATACAGTTGAAATGCAAATCGCG AATGTCTTTAACGTCACCAATGAGAACTTTGCGGACATTCAATTCTTGGAATTTGATATACAAGTGCTGATTGCTGAAACAGTGGTGGGCAGGATCAAGATATCTAATATGACCGCGGTCAAATCACGTTCAGAGAAAGCG TATACTGTTGTCATACCCATAACAATTGAGGACGCAGGCCTGAA TAATTACTGCAAGTCAAACACCATAAGGATTCACACCTTGTTCTTGCATTTGCA ATTGACAATGAACATTTCCTACTTGGCTCACTCGGAGCAGCTGTCCGAAGACACCTTTGAGTACATTGACTGTGGAGCCAACACCACCATCCCCCACCCTATCAGGCAAATTCTTTTTGAAAGATGA